The genomic DNA CGGGTGACCAAAAAGCACGGCTACAACTTCGAGGTTCCTTCTCAGTTGGGCCAAGCGGTTGACGCTATCCCCCTAGTGGCCATGGGCCGCATGAACCATGAAGCGGTTTCAGTTGATCCTCAGACTGGATATATCTTTGAAACCGAAGACCGGGGTGATAGCGCCTACTACAAGTTTGTTCCTAAGGTGCGGAAACCCAATGGCTTTGGCGATCTGCAGCAAGGGGGTGACCTCTACGCCATGGTAATTAAGCCAGGGCAGCGTTCTGACTGTACCGGAGCCTTAATTCCCACCGGCGGGACGAATGACCGGGGCGGAAGCTTTAGCGGAGTTGATACCCGTGGCCTAGGCGCAAATGGTTCCGGCAGCCTGCTACCTTTCCTGGGACAGCCCCTCAGCGTAGAGTGGGTCAAGCTAGATGATGTTGACCCAGAGGGAGATACCCTGCGCTATGAAGCGCTGGCTAAAGGAGCTGCTGCGTGGTATCGGGGTGAAGGTGCCTGGTATCACCAGGGCAAGCATTACTGGGTTTGCAGTAATGCTGGAGATAAGGGCGAAGGGCAGGTGTGGGCCTATGACCCTACCACTGAAACGGTCACCCTGGTAGTTGAGTCGACGAGTGAAAACCTCCTGGACGGCCCTGACAACATCACGGTTGCTCGAGATGGCACCCTCTACCTCTGTGAAGACGGCAGCGGTGGCCAACCAGGCGCGCCTAACTTCAGCCAGCGGGTGGTTGGAGTGGATGCTAGCGGTGGTTTGTTTGAGTTCTGTCGCAACATCATTCCCGGCAGCACTGCCGAGTTTGCAGGTGCTTGCTTCTCTCAGAATGGCAAGTATATGTACGTCAATGCCCAGGGATCTGGCATTACCTACTGTATTTGGCGAACGGATAATCGCTCGATCGCCTTAAATGGTGCGACTGCTTAACTGGTGTTGAGTCAATCACCCTAGTTCTGACGTAACCCCTCCAGCCAGCTTTTGGTTTTTGCCCGAGCTGGCTGGTTACTTTACCCTTTGGTTATTCCTCCAACCGTCATTCAAAATAAGGATGAGAAGCGGTTTCTGTTCTGGCAGTTGGTGGGGCTGGATCAGTTTTTCATCATCCTTATATTTAGGAGCCCGATGCTATGCAAACCGTACCTTGGCCAGTTTCTGCTTGGAAACAACTCAAACAGGGAAAAATTTCTTGTGAAGAGGCTCTTAGCCTTGTGCGCGATGACGAGGGCATCCTCAAGCTAGACCTGCTGGACGAAGAGGTTTGCAGTCGCTTCTTTCAGTATTGCCAGGGGCAAAAACTGCCCCCTGTGGTGCCGCTGCTACTGTGGCAAAGCTGCTTTTACCTGGGCAGCCCGGTTGACGTTTCCGCCGAGGCCTTGGAGACGATTAGCGATCGCACCCTGACAACCATTAAAGTCCTACCCATTTCAGCCAAGAGCTATCGGGCTTGGTACCATACTCGCACCGCTGATCTGAGCCGCATTACCTCTAGCCGTCTGCTGGACCCAATCACCGGCCAGCAATCGACCGATGATATTGGCGAGACCACTGAGCTATTTCTGTCCAAGGCAGAGGGGCAAATTGAGCGGATCAAGGCCATCATTTCCAGCGCCCTGCAGCACCAAGCCAGCGATATTCACCTGGAACCGACCCTAGAAGGGCTGCGGGTGCGGTACCGGATT from Nodosilinea sp. FACHB-141 includes the following:
- a CDS encoding alkaline phosphatase PhoX, whose product is MSNFSRRQFVMLMSAAAAGTAVAPMGLLNARRAMAQGTCNTASFTVPGFGTPVPKLPNNTKSLGSLADTPLITLPEKFQYTAISIQGQTMSDGAIVPGNHDGMAAFQGRNGNYILVRNHERNPGGGGTVAPNGKQYDPYTGSAFNSGGGGTTTVEVDRDGQVVRHYVSLSGTIRNCAGGPTPWGSWISSEENVATPATDPRVTKKHGYNFEVPSQLGQAVDAIPLVAMGRMNHEAVSVDPQTGYIFETEDRGDSAYYKFVPKVRKPNGFGDLQQGGDLYAMVIKPGQRSDCTGALIPTGGTNDRGGSFSGVDTRGLGANGSGSLLPFLGQPLSVEWVKLDDVDPEGDTLRYEALAKGAAAWYRGEGAWYHQGKHYWVCSNAGDKGEGQVWAYDPTTETVTLVVESTSENLLDGPDNITVARDGTLYLCEDGSGGQPGAPNFSQRVVGVDASGGLFEFCRNIIPGSTAEFAGACFSQNGKYMYVNAQGSGITYCIWRTDNRSIALNGATA